Proteins encoded together in one Falco biarmicus isolate bFalBia1 chromosome 4, bFalBia1.pri, whole genome shotgun sequence window:
- the LOC130148474 gene encoding acylamino-acid-releasing enzyme-like isoform X2 encodes MAELYRELSRHPGLSAACLGPDITTQYGGKYCSLYTEWSQRDLARAENIKFCRQYLIFHDGASVVYSGPAGTCSEIKDELLSRESPSGALKAVLRKVPGKEKEKEKQFLEVWDQNRKVKSIDLTALDKHSSVYDDDQFGCLAWSHSETHLLYVAEKKRPKAESFFQSKAPELGTSDEDTGHPKKDAPLKGEQFVYHEDWGETLSTRSVPVLCILDIEGNSVSVLEGIPEHLSPGQAFWSPGDTGVVFVGWWHEPFRLGLRHCTNRRSALFYVDLTSGRCELLSEDTRAVWSPRLSPDHCRIVYLENDALGPHQQCSRLRMYDWYTKHTSTVLETVPRQAWGAFPGIYCGALPGLCWAADSRRLVLDTTQRSQQDVFVVDTVTGATTSLTADAPQGSWSVLTIDRDLLVARFSTPSCPHTLKVAVLPNAGQEAQARWVCLQDAPPVPGISWGIRTLQPLPEQEHPQYGGLDFDAILLHPSEGSAAQKPPLVVMPHGGPHSVFTASWMLYPAALCRLGFAVLLVNYRGSLGFGQDSVASLPGNVGTQDVRDVQLCVERVLQEETLDAGRVALVGGSHGGFLACHLLGQFPDTYRACVVRNPVVNIASMVATTDIPDWCLTETGLPYVPDALPDPAQWTEMLRKSPMRYVDQVRAPVLLMLGEDDRRVPPKQGLEYYRALKARGVPTRLLWYPGNNHALAGVEAEADGFMNMALWLLKHLQC; translated from the exons ATGGCGGAGCTGTACCGGGAGCTGAGCCGGCACCCGGGGCTCAGCGCTGCCTGCCTCGGTCCCGACATCACCACCCAGTACGGGGGCAAGTACTGCAGCCTCTACACCG AGTGGTCGCAGCGGGACTTGGCACGGGCTGAGAACATCAAGTTCTGCCGCCAGTACCTGATCTTCCACGATGGGGCCTCCGTTGTCTACTCGGGGCCCGCTGGCACCTGCTCCGAGATCAAGGACGA GCTGCTGAGCCGCGAGTCCCCCAGTGGGGCACTGAAGGCTGTCCTGCGTAAGGTCCCCggcaaggagaaggagaaggagaaacagtTCCTGgag GTCTGGGATCAGAACCGCAAGGTGAAGAGCATTGACCTGACAGCGCTGGACAAGCACAGCAGTGTCTACGATGACG ACCAGTTTGGCTGCCTGGCATGGTCGCACTCGGAGACCCACCTGCTTTACGTGGCGGAAAAGAAGCGTCCCAAGGCCGAGTCCTTCTTCCAGAGCAAAGCCCCTGAGCTGGGCACCTCCGATGAGGACACAGGGCACCCCAAGAAGGATGCACCCCTCAAG GGCGAGCAGTTTGTGTACCACGAGGACTGGGGAGAAACGCTGAGCACTCGCAGCGTGCCCGTCCTCTGCATCCTGGACATCGAGGGCAACAGCGTCTCGGTGCTGGAGGGCATCCCGGAGCACCTCTCCCCTGGCCAG GCTTTCTGGTCCCCCGGCGACACTGGAGTGGTGTTTGTGGGCTGGTGGCACGAGCCCTTCCGCCTGGGGCTGCGGCACTGCACCAACCGCCG GTCAGCACTCTTCTACGTGGACTTGACAAGCGGGAGATGCG agctgctctctgagGACACCAGGGCCGTGTGGTCCCCACGGCTCAGCCCTGACCACTGCCGTATCGTCTACCTGGAGAATGATGCCCTGGGACCCCACCAGCAGTGCAGCCGCCTCCGCATG TACGACTGGTACACCAAACACACCAGCACGGTGCTGGAGACTGTGCCACGGCAGGCATGGG GCGCCTTCCCAGGCATCTACTGTGGTGCTTTgccggggctgtgctgggcagctgaCAGCCGCAGGCTCGTGCTGGATACAACCCAGCGCAGCCAGCAG GATGTGTTCGTAGTGGACACAGTGACGGGTGCCACGACCTCGCTGACAGCCG atGCCCCCCAGGGAAGCTGGTCTGTCCTCACCATCGACCGGGACCTCTTGGTGGCCAGGTTCTCCACCCCTAGCTGCCCCCACACACTG AAAGTGGCTGTCCTGCCCAATGCTGGCCAGGAGGCGCAGGCACGCTGGGTCTGCCTGCAGGACGCACCCCCTGTGCCCGGCATCAGCTGGGGCATCcgcaccctgcagcccctgccggAGCAGGAGCACCCCCAGTATG GGGGCCTGGACTTTGATGCCATCCTGCTGCACCCAAGCgagggctctgctgcccagaAGCCCCCCCTAGTTGTGATGCCCCATG GGGGTCCCCACTCCGTCTTCACGGCCAGCTGGATGCTGTACCCAGCAGCACTCTGCCGCctgggctttgctgtgctgctgg TGAATTACCGCGGCTCCCTGGGCTTTGGCCAGGACAGCGTGGCCTCCCTGCCAGGCAATGTGGGCACACAGGACGTGCGTGATGTGCAG CTCTGCGTGGAGcgggtgctgcaggaggagacGCTGGATGCTGGTCGGGTGGCACTGGTGGGTGGCTCCCATGGGGGCTTCCTGGCATGCCACCTCCTCGGCCAGTTCCCTGACACCTACCGCGCCTGTGTTGTCCGCAACCCCGTGGTGAACATTGCCTCCATGGTGGCCACCACTGACATCCCTGACTG GTGCCTGACGGAGACGGGACTGCCCTACGTGCCTGATGCCCTGCCAGACCCTGCCCAGTGGACAGAGATGCTGCGCAAGTCGCCCATGCGCTACGTCGATCAG GTCCGTGCACCTGTGCTGCTGATGCTGGGGGAGGACGACCGGCGTGTGCCCCCCAAGCAGGGGCTGGAGTATTACCGTGCCCTCAAAGCCCGGGGGGTCCCCACACG GCTGCTCTGGTACCCAGGGAACAACCACGCCCTGGCCGGTGTCGAGGCCGAAGCTGACGGCTTCATGAACATGGCACTGTGGCTGCTCAAGCACCTGCAGTGCTAA
- the LOC130148474 gene encoding acylamino-acid-releasing enzyme-like isoform X1, translated as MEPPVPLSVEEMAELYRELSRHPGLSAACLGPDITTQYGGKYCSLYTEWSQRDLARAENIKFCRQYLIFHDGASVVYSGPAGTCSEIKDELLSRESPSGALKAVLRKVPGKEKEKEKQFLEVWDQNRKVKSIDLTALDKHSSVYDDDQFGCLAWSHSETHLLYVAEKKRPKAESFFQSKAPELGTSDEDTGHPKKDAPLKGEQFVYHEDWGETLSTRSVPVLCILDIEGNSVSVLEGIPEHLSPGQAFWSPGDTGVVFVGWWHEPFRLGLRHCTNRRSALFYVDLTSGRCELLSEDTRAVWSPRLSPDHCRIVYLENDALGPHQQCSRLRMYDWYTKHTSTVLETVPRQAWGAFPGIYCGALPGLCWAADSRRLVLDTTQRSQQDVFVVDTVTGATTSLTADAPQGSWSVLTIDRDLLVARFSTPSCPHTLKVAVLPNAGQEAQARWVCLQDAPPVPGISWGIRTLQPLPEQEHPQYGGLDFDAILLHPSEGSAAQKPPLVVMPHGGPHSVFTASWMLYPAALCRLGFAVLLVNYRGSLGFGQDSVASLPGNVGTQDVRDVQLCVERVLQEETLDAGRVALVGGSHGGFLACHLLGQFPDTYRACVVRNPVVNIASMVATTDIPDWCLTETGLPYVPDALPDPAQWTEMLRKSPMRYVDQVRAPVLLMLGEDDRRVPPKQGLEYYRALKARGVPTRLLWYPGNNHALAGVEAEADGFMNMALWLLKHLQC; from the exons ATGGAGCCTccg GTGCCGCTGAGCGTGGAGGAGATGGCGGAGCTGTACCGGGAGCTGAGCCGGCACCCGGGGCTCAGCGCTGCCTGCCTCGGTCCCGACATCACCACCCAGTACGGGGGCAAGTACTGCAGCCTCTACACCG AGTGGTCGCAGCGGGACTTGGCACGGGCTGAGAACATCAAGTTCTGCCGCCAGTACCTGATCTTCCACGATGGGGCCTCCGTTGTCTACTCGGGGCCCGCTGGCACCTGCTCCGAGATCAAGGACGA GCTGCTGAGCCGCGAGTCCCCCAGTGGGGCACTGAAGGCTGTCCTGCGTAAGGTCCCCggcaaggagaaggagaaggagaaacagtTCCTGgag GTCTGGGATCAGAACCGCAAGGTGAAGAGCATTGACCTGACAGCGCTGGACAAGCACAGCAGTGTCTACGATGACG ACCAGTTTGGCTGCCTGGCATGGTCGCACTCGGAGACCCACCTGCTTTACGTGGCGGAAAAGAAGCGTCCCAAGGCCGAGTCCTTCTTCCAGAGCAAAGCCCCTGAGCTGGGCACCTCCGATGAGGACACAGGGCACCCCAAGAAGGATGCACCCCTCAAG GGCGAGCAGTTTGTGTACCACGAGGACTGGGGAGAAACGCTGAGCACTCGCAGCGTGCCCGTCCTCTGCATCCTGGACATCGAGGGCAACAGCGTCTCGGTGCTGGAGGGCATCCCGGAGCACCTCTCCCCTGGCCAG GCTTTCTGGTCCCCCGGCGACACTGGAGTGGTGTTTGTGGGCTGGTGGCACGAGCCCTTCCGCCTGGGGCTGCGGCACTGCACCAACCGCCG GTCAGCACTCTTCTACGTGGACTTGACAAGCGGGAGATGCG agctgctctctgagGACACCAGGGCCGTGTGGTCCCCACGGCTCAGCCCTGACCACTGCCGTATCGTCTACCTGGAGAATGATGCCCTGGGACCCCACCAGCAGTGCAGCCGCCTCCGCATG TACGACTGGTACACCAAACACACCAGCACGGTGCTGGAGACTGTGCCACGGCAGGCATGGG GCGCCTTCCCAGGCATCTACTGTGGTGCTTTgccggggctgtgctgggcagctgaCAGCCGCAGGCTCGTGCTGGATACAACCCAGCGCAGCCAGCAG GATGTGTTCGTAGTGGACACAGTGACGGGTGCCACGACCTCGCTGACAGCCG atGCCCCCCAGGGAAGCTGGTCTGTCCTCACCATCGACCGGGACCTCTTGGTGGCCAGGTTCTCCACCCCTAGCTGCCCCCACACACTG AAAGTGGCTGTCCTGCCCAATGCTGGCCAGGAGGCGCAGGCACGCTGGGTCTGCCTGCAGGACGCACCCCCTGTGCCCGGCATCAGCTGGGGCATCcgcaccctgcagcccctgccggAGCAGGAGCACCCCCAGTATG GGGGCCTGGACTTTGATGCCATCCTGCTGCACCCAAGCgagggctctgctgcccagaAGCCCCCCCTAGTTGTGATGCCCCATG GGGGTCCCCACTCCGTCTTCACGGCCAGCTGGATGCTGTACCCAGCAGCACTCTGCCGCctgggctttgctgtgctgctgg TGAATTACCGCGGCTCCCTGGGCTTTGGCCAGGACAGCGTGGCCTCCCTGCCAGGCAATGTGGGCACACAGGACGTGCGTGATGTGCAG CTCTGCGTGGAGcgggtgctgcaggaggagacGCTGGATGCTGGTCGGGTGGCACTGGTGGGTGGCTCCCATGGGGGCTTCCTGGCATGCCACCTCCTCGGCCAGTTCCCTGACACCTACCGCGCCTGTGTTGTCCGCAACCCCGTGGTGAACATTGCCTCCATGGTGGCCACCACTGACATCCCTGACTG GTGCCTGACGGAGACGGGACTGCCCTACGTGCCTGATGCCCTGCCAGACCCTGCCCAGTGGACAGAGATGCTGCGCAAGTCGCCCATGCGCTACGTCGATCAG GTCCGTGCACCTGTGCTGCTGATGCTGGGGGAGGACGACCGGCGTGTGCCCCCCAAGCAGGGGCTGGAGTATTACCGTGCCCTCAAAGCCCGGGGGGTCCCCACACG GCTGCTCTGGTACCCAGGGAACAACCACGCCCTGGCCGGTGTCGAGGCCGAAGCTGACGGCTTCATGAACATGGCACTGTGGCTGCTCAAGCACCTGCAGTGCTAA